The following proteins come from a genomic window of Diorhabda sublineata isolate icDioSubl1.1 chromosome 7, icDioSubl1.1, whole genome shotgun sequence:
- the LOC130447127 gene encoding uncharacterized protein LOC130447127 — translation MFSNKSQAFPIREQQCKPRKMQVRGHIMRTSKDDCSKFTKYNFLQSHFEYDFSSEMSRRIAHEFIKKMKSKRKVYREVPTFADTVRNEVLYLHEYNLTVFKVTQLYPFSEEYTQFLMQYVLLECKILYRREYYSKNREKQTQERVLRVLLNIYNDYFESKQLKRREITERSMKSIIEIFVKIRTHYNLKYIILENMTVTLLKKNGHFEKIDALRDKPLPFLMDSNFSPDPSLCIYKNASTSDYGTDDGLSNAPQILNIDNCYELSPTMEEDVDEIKNEYEPILGSQEKNVNKNTKFVYTICLDESGLDSDEEIVFYTKEIETKKKERIKNCTAMKTNTTLHQKLHTSKNYQLHCKSGDSIKSIIEQNSASGINDNDDLLQQIDNILTEYNYVEDKKPIVISEEIIEISDDTTSSELPTYETIKDSEEFTHLTGSNSSRQDENHMEIVDLDDVIELSANRPKEHDKVTELPTDKFVEESTEFDRKILQNSSHQTEVSMEIIDLDEEIEVSTNKSSSPYEITESINRSLEENEDFSNTIVTSSLQQIESNNRISNITEATCIENNTQLPKIECNESEITFQSSVVNIDSRETTEKDINLPDSQCSDSGFLLSSDNEDISPNKFLDEEVSSEITNKVKYKEICPRELTINLYQCTLSDFNHFFIEGKSAKKKCALKIEEKIPFEENTIAQSNIVQSTEVDIDIYGKQKYANQNLQGGDNYNTSIHPENLTVDLNIGDNNINGNCKTKVKNKRRNSLRTITDSEEKLESQKDTDNNTSDKFQESITNDPDSCHIEEISSTKPQPSRIYSLQSYQEFVESHILENNEEMEFEIENHNTLVNPENQKEFLELVDNRQDTINQIHPETLDINTLNIQEDLQMDDNAKIQKINTEEIDNISYTKDLNVSSEEGNKSISNKGMETVHELIEFENKRTKNEKLIKRTVNNEQLNIEVTSPVNEQQIINLEVENFKETLREEEVVQVEDLEVTVDNQTKNEKTIINTDPEVERGKATHKKENEYEEVSINTTIGIIGAIKRLTEAVECLVENNQVENITTGIQIENEKTIVNNSKEVEDKGATFENVKECEDVSIVETNEQIGNDAASYKEIPESFHMDDVEVSQTVDIECEEITTVNQRENEIININGEIDKEVITYEKEKDNEEVSSNGKIETVIGSDTEFPESFSIENEDKSQMVHTVASKKEHINENISGINKSNENKEQITNTKVEVFLQGNCTKEEDIACMEETDKNDTITIITKVNEKISPTEDYKAMDQEETFLSPNETIQTVRSMTETKIDTKLTNNDEELSREVHAEKREVERESSVTEIQEQLQETMINEKILQSEQVEVSSEIERVNISNAEEIIEIVTKENDEVLPKVRVEDELKREEQESLVIEVREQSGIKMSVEKVFQIEARSSDILNTEEIKDADQQKTFDNTQADTSTILKSDNEKNDIYDHFITEKTLDNSQTQDSEIGKDSIEDDTYENKDFSEMCSIENECVAIVDKKITVADGEDTSIIGEVPCDKKQKENNETIDCDQGMHETSCNKEINQNEEKTPSEEINLNIKIQEELSLDHKTLGEDNENGGTVFIAVENVDKLNETSCSSNDLVIHNKEISIAREIENNQSIIDKEQKVPENETSLKNYDVVEPVVQTADRVEDRKEIIQEETKTNLLEPGIISSIIINKGLLLNELDKKESASVNESFSLSNFKGENKEIGDVSKKIFDKSDLSHSDWNMYKEKNLNEEHFIDLHRLATVAVEIKQKSETPKSRKKSKGDVKNAKTKTESIPKKNKSAKGRLKKLDLMETADKVDDEKRITRSAYRKNIYENVMKPQEFKNTLPINNVKIHQLPDSLTNKDITDSDSNDSEFNKLFIDDKKVEDSEDKIYNEDTDEENHVFNYKPRLLWKDNKGIIKRNARNKKPKTKAQIKSYDNNLNPYVSIMRLEEKNKQKDAGVDKDSNSPGNEYSNVEDEIKQEILKKNTLHDDDVNYPIYIPPKLRYKLSCKNTVKFTAEKLEQRLKNEGSDLKEIQKIEQSVDGELVNEHVETTVKDIEKIDKITDEIPVCKKIKILSNVIISPRRDTPNHIKIFEEQASSDINKSMQDASSTIINEGGCKEIFNNIKDDIGNTSNDVTMLEGKILETAKQTSKDTIKKKNKEMIQLDDRIKDTPKKNRGIKKDTKDAPCTKENDSLKKQNIKRIIKFEEENINIKKVKTNLHKKEFNKEINKKVELTPIDRILRKRTTRAVSTNNRVDSTITEDSQENTSLNNIVSKETDTHIKSKKDTDLIEVKNKEIISKSTPDSTSNTKENKDKAEIDAPLPFLFVRKEIDDIVQKYIKNRNSRSTRRNSYPETDLDKKLRKPVMDSTIKTLRTSKNSISKSYIGESEISTGSTMTKSRSKSMSIAECQKLVTESDFEKKTDETEVKIRKSGSSSKLKVNTIENKRILRRKISSRELELPPKVNKASKVKKSINIIEGSEDKKSNVPNTSEEINHTEVPCTVEDSLINEIVEKCKPSTHVVEESTVKEKIFTNNDHLSEDLDIEITTRKINDPCTDIVKNIDKIENIMNSNNISEESTNVAPECLKIETVTQKSSQTSIENMQKSGDHKTDLSLIPGEVKHSEDCYNENKEHLQNVPPKESTVIHIPIDTGMMDERVCQETKVENEEASDVQQNLQKEFGKELLNDDQDIYSTNKSTDDMPKSVTEEAIKFCTETNNIESTVVPLKRTDEIKQIDIKDNNLIEKTKNLLMEMENIPIKKFYGSIAQNNLKKHDMVEEEINKSRGELSDMKYSKKEEIKKAGNKVKRKSLRLRNKKKSLLDVSKKESNLFSFYKTKNGTQLPFSLQNKNNEKIVTVNNDESIDALPFSQENQSKTNTIDREDGNKEIENKAIVESHKSEDACQESNISSGIGNEIVELHKYGIIDKDFNTIDKDDDDSGIENRKTALEITELHKFGATQEESEINSEIGNEKTAMDSIVMPSSKIIHQDCNINTIIDQESANSGIGDEETVLETGVVNEEKVLGTAMSPKPDKVHQDCNINTIEQEGTNSEIEKEEMVLGCAEYLKSDVIHHESDIHSGIVYEETVLENIKSPRSEIIYQDCDTTTIDREDPNSRFKDEEMVLERTDAQKSGVTHQDINIGNEEMVLDTIITPRTENIQQDCNINTIIDQEGTNSGIDDKEMVLETIDSVLDTTISSRSENILQDCNINTVDQEGSNSGIDDKEMVFETIDLHKSDFTHEETNMNSGIVNEENIK, via the exons gTTACCCAACTGTATCCATTTTCTGAAGAATATACACAATTCCTCATGCAATACGTCCTTTTGGaatgtaaaattttgtataggagagaatattattcaaaaaataggGAAAAACAAACACAAGAAAGAGTGCTTCGAGTTTTgctcaatatttataatgattattttgagaGTAAGCAGCTAAAGAGGAGAGAAATTACAGAGAGATCAATGAAATCCATTATTGAGATCTTTGTTAAAATCAGAActcattataatttaaaatatatcatattagAAAATATGACAGT AACATTACTTAAGAAAAATGgtcatttcgaaaaaatagaTGCGCTCAGGGATAAACCACTACCATTTTTGATGGATAGTAACTTTTCTCCGGACCCATCACTTTGTATTTACAAAAATGCTTCTACTAGTGATTATGGAACAGATGATGGATTATCTAACGCCCCACAAATATTGAACATTGACAATTGT TATGAACTATCACCAACGATGGAAGAAGAcgttgatgaaataaaaaatgaatatgaacCTATACTGGGTAgccaagaaaaaaatgttaataaaaatacgaaattcGTTTACACGATATGTTTAGACGAAAGTGGATTAGACAGTGACGAAGAAATCGTTTTCTACACTAAAGAAATTGAAaccaagaaaaaagaaagaattaaaaattgtactGCAATGAAAACCAATACAACTTTGCACCAAAAACTACATAcctcaaaaaattatcaattacatTGTAAGTCTGGAGATagtataaaatcaataattgaacaaaatagTGCAAGCGGTATAAATGACAATGATGATTTGTTACaacaaattgataatattttaactGAATATAATTATGTTGAAGACAAAAAACCAATCGTGATTTCAGAAGAAATTATTGAGATTAGTGATGACACGACCTCAAGTGAACTGCCTACATATGAAACCATAAAAGATAGCGAAGAATTCACACACCTTACTGGGTCGAATTCTTCTAGACAAGATGAAAATCATATGGAAATTGTAGATTTAGATGATGTAATTGAATTATCGGCAAATAGACCAAAAGAGCATGACAAAGTAACTGAATTACCAACAGATAAATTTGTAGAGGAAAGTACAGAATTCGATCGtaagattttacaaaattcgTCGCATCAAACTGAAGTTTCTATGGAAATCATAGATCTAGATGAAGAAATCGAAGTATCAACAAATAAATCTTCAAGTCCATATGAAATAACTGAATCAATTAATAGATCtttagaagaaaatgaagatttctCAAATACAATTGTAACGAGCTCTTTACAACAAATTGAAAGTAATAATAGAATTTCGAATATAACCGAGGCCACCTGTATTGAGAATAATACACAGCTCCCAAAAATTGAATGTAATGAATCTGAAATAACATTTCAAAGTTCTGTTGTCAATATTGATTCTAGAGAAACAacagaaaaagatataaatttgcCAGATAGTCAATGCTCTGATTCTGGTTTTCTTTTATCTTCTGATAATGAAGATATTTCACCTAATAAATTCCTTGATGAAGAAGTATCTTCGGAGATTACCAATAAAgtgaaatataaagaaatatgcCCTAGAGAATTAACGATAAATCTCTACCAATGTACTTTATCtgatttcaatcatttttttattgaaggaAAGAGCGCAAAAAAGAAATGTGCtcttaaaattgaagaaaaaatacctTTTGAAGAAAATACCATAGCTCAATCAAATATAGTCCAGTCCACAGAAGTTGATATTGATATCTATGGGAAACAGAAATATGCTAATCAAAATCTTCAAGGTGGAGATAATTATAATACTTCGATCCATCCTGAAAATTTAACAGTTGACCTTAATATTGGTGATAACAATATAAATGGGAACTgtaaaacaaaagtaaaaaataaaagaagaaattcttTGCGAACTATCACTGATTCTGAAGAGAAATTGGAGTCACAAAAAGATACAGACAATAATACCTCTGACAAATTCCAGGAATCAATAACCAATGATCCAGATTCATGTcatattgaagaaatttcttCGACCAAACCACAGCCTTCACGAATATATTCATTACAATCATATCAGGAGTTTGTAGAAAGccatattttagaaaataatgaagaaatggaatttgaaattgaaaatcacAACACACTCGTTAATCCAGAAAATCAGAAAGAATTTTTAGAACTTGTCGATAATCGGCAAGATACCATT AACCAGATTCATCCAGAAACATTGGAtattaatacattaaatattcAAGAAGATCTTCAAATGGATGATAATGCTAAAATACAAAAGATAAATACCGAGGAAATTGATAATATCTCATATACAAAAGATTTAAATGTGTCTAGTGAAGAAGGAAATAAGTCAATATCCAATAAAGGAATGGAAACAGTACATGAGcttatagaatttgaaaataaaagaaccaaaaatgaaaaacttattaaaagAACTGTTAATAATGAGCAATTGAATATAGAAGTTACATCTCCTGTAAACGAACAACAAATAATTAACTTagaagttgaaaattttaaagaaactcTTAGAGAAGAAGAAGTGGTACAAGTTGAAGATCTTGAAGTTACAGTTgataaccaaacaaaaaatgaaaaaactattattaatacCGATCCGGAAGTTGAAAGGGGTAAAGCTACacacaaaaaagaaaatgaatatgaagaagtttcaattaatacaaCTATTGGAATAATAGGAGCTATAAAAAGACTTACAGAAGCTGTTGAATGTCTCGTTGAAAATAATcaagttgaaaatattacaaCTGGTATCCAAATAGAGAATGAAAAAACTATTGTTAATAACAGTAAGGAAGTTGAAGATAAAGGAGCTACATTTGAAAATGTAAAGGAATGTGAAGACGTTTCTATTGTAGAAACTAATGAGCAAATTGGAAATGATGCTGCAAGTTATAAAGAAATTCCTGAAAGTTTCCATATGGATGATGTCGAAGTATCTCAAACTGTAGATATTGAATGTGAAGAAATTACAACTGTTAACCAaagagaaaatgaaattattaatatcaacGGGGAAATTGATAAAGAAGTGATTACGTATGAAAAAGAAAAGGATAATGAAGAAGTTTCATCTAATGGAAAAATAGAAACTGTTATAGGAAGTGATACAGAATTTCCAGAaagtttttcaattgaaaatgaagataaatcTCAAATGGTACATACTGTTGCTTCTAAAAAAGAACACATCAATGAAAATATATCCggtataaataaaagtaatgaaaataaagaacaaaTTACCAATACTAAGGTAGAAGTTTTTCTTCAAGGCAATTGCACTAAAGAGGAAGATATAGCCTGCATGGAAGAAACTGATAAAAATGATACTATAACGATAATCAcaaaagttaatgaaaaaatttctccAACTGAGGATTATAAAGCTATGGatcaagaagaaacatttttatcacCAAATGAAACTATACAAACAGTGCGTTCTATGACTGAAACTAAAATTGACACAAAACTTACCAACAATGACGAAGAACTATCTCGAGAAGTACATGCGGAAAAA AGGGAAGTAGAAAGAGAATCTTCAGTAACAGAAATACAAGAACAGTTGCAAGAAACTatgatcaatgaaaaaatactcCAAAGCGAACAAGTTGAAGTTTCAAGTGAAATCGAGAgagtaaatatttcaaacgctgaagaaataatagaaattgttACCAAAGAAAATGATGAAGTTTTACCCAAAGTTAGAGTTGAAGATGAACTAAAGAGGGAAGAACAAGAATCCCTGGTAATAGAAGTACGAGAACAATCAGGAATAAAAATGTCCgttgaaaaagtttttcaaattgaaGCTAGATCCTCAGATATTTTGAACACTGAAGAAATTAAAGATGCAGACCAACAAAAAACTTTTGACAATACACAAGCAGATACTTCAACAATACTAAAATCAGATAATGAGAAAAATGATATATATGatcattttataacagaaaaaacTTTAGATAATTCACAAACTCAAGATAGTGAAATTGGAAAAGATTCAATTGAAGATGATAcatatgaaaataaagatttttctgaaatgtGTTCTATTGAAAATGAATGTGTGGCtatagttgataaaaaaataactgttgCTGATGGAGAGGATACATCTATAATAGGAGAAGTACCATGTGATAAGAAgcagaaagaaaataatgaaactattGACTGTGATCAAGGTATGCATGAAACTAGTtgtaataaagaaattaatcaaaatgaagaaaaaacaccATCAGAGGAAATTAATCTTAACATTAAAATACAGGAAGAATTATCACTTGATCACAAAACATTGGGAGAAGACAATGAAAATGGTGGAACTGTATTCATTGCAGTTGAAAATGTTGATAAACTAAATGAAACTTCTTGTAGCAGTAATGACTTGGTAATTCATAACAAAGAAATTTCTATTGCtagagaaattgaaaataatcaatctaTAATTGACAAGGAACAAAAAGTTCCTGAAAACGAAACTTCATTGAAAAACTATGATGTAGTAGAGCCTGTTGTGCAAACAGCAGATCGTGTAGAGG ATAGAAAGGAAATAATACAGGAAGAGACTAAAACAAATCTGTTGGAACCTGGAATAATTAGCAGCATAATAATTAATAAGGGACTCCTTTTAAATGAATTGGACAAAAAAGAATCTGCTAGTGTAAATGAAAGTTTTTCATTAAGTAATTTTAAAGGTGAAAATAAGGAAATTGGAGATGTCtctaagaaaatatttgataaatccGATTTGTCGCATTCGGATTGGAATatgtacaaagaaaaaaatttgaatgaagaaCATTTCATAGATCTGCATCGTTTAGCCACAGTAGCAGTcgaaataaaacagaaatccGAAACTCccaaaagtagaaaaaaatccaaaggaGATGTCAAAAATGCAAAGACAAAAACTGAATCGATCcctaaaaaaaataagagtgcTAAGGGTAGATTGAAGAAACTGGATTTAATGGAAACAGCGGACAAAGTTGATGATGAAAAACGAATAACACGAAGCgcttatagaaaaaatatatatgaaaatgttatgAAACcacaagaatttaaaaatacactccccattaataatgtaaaaatccATCAATTGCCCGATTCTCTAACTAATAAAGATATCACGGATAGCGACAGTAACGACAGTGAattcaacaaattatttattgacgATAAAAAAGTGGAAGACAGCgaagataaaatttataacGAAGATACAGATGAAGAAAACCatgtatttaattataaacCCCGACTTCTTTGGAAAGATAATAAGGGGATTATTAAAAGAAACGCTAGAAATAAAAAACCCAAAACAAAAGCGCAGATTAAATCTTATGACAATAATTTGAATCCTTACGTCAGTATTATGAGATTGGaagaaaagaataaacaaaaagatGCAGGTGTCGATAAAGATTCTAATTCTCCTGGTAATGAATACTCTAatgtagaagatgaaattaaacaagaaatcttgaaaaaaaatacattacatGATGATGATGTAAATTATCCCATTTATATACCTCCCAAATTGCGATATAAACTGTCATGTAAAAACACAGTCAAATTTACCGCAGAAAAATTAGAACAACGATTAAAAAATGAAGGATCAGATTTAAAGGAAATTCAGAAAATTGAACAAAGTGTTGATGGTGAGTTGGTTAACGAACACGTGGAGACCACTGTAAAagacattgaaaaaatagacaaaataacTGATGAAATACCTGtatgtaagaaaataaaaattttatcaaatgttATAATTTCACCAAGAAGAGACACACCCaatcacataaaaatatttgaggaacAAGCTTCGTCAGATATAAATAAATCCATGCAAGATGCAAGTTCCACTATTATAAATGAAGGTGGAtgcaaagaaattttcaataacatcAAAGATGATATTGGTAATACGTCAAATGATGTAACTATGCTTGAAGGTAAAATCTTAGAAACTGCAAAGCAAACAAGCAAAGACactattaaaaagaaaaataaagaaatgatcCAACTCGATGATAGAATTAAAGACACTCCAAAGAAAAATAGAGGAATCAAAAAGGATACTAAAGATGCACCATGTACCAAAGAAAACGATTCTCTGAAAAAACAGAATATCAAAAGGataattaaatttgaagaagaaaacataaatataaaaaaagttaaaaccaATCTTCATAAAAAGGAATTTAATAAAGAGATCAACAAGAAAGTAGAATTAACTCCAATAGACAGAATTCTACGAAAAAGGACCACTAGAGCTGTTAGTACAAATAATAGAGTAGATTCAACAATTACTGAAGATTCACAGGAAAACACATCTTTGAATAATATAGTGAGCAAAGAAACGGACACACATATAAAATCAAAGAAAGACACGGATCTTattgaagttaaaaataaagaaattataagTAAAAGCACTCCTGATTCTACATCaaacacaaaagaaaataaagacaaaGCGGAAATCGATGCACCTCTTCCCTTTTTGTTTGTTCGGAAAGAAATAGATGACattgtacaaaaatatatcaaaaatagaaatagcAGATCTACTCGTAGAAATAGTTACCCCGAAACGGATCTTgacaaaaaattaagaaaacccGTGATGGATTCTACCATAAAAACATTGAGAACCTCTAAAAACTCTATTTCAAAATCATATATTGGAGAATCAGAGATATCAACTGGATCGACTATGACAAAATCGAGGTCTAAATCTATGTCAATAGCCGAATGTCAAAAATTGGTAACTGAGAGTGATTTCGAGAAGAAAACCGATGAAACAGAAGTCAAAATACGTAAAAGTGGTTCTAGTtctaaattaaaagttaatacaattgaaaacaaaCGAATTTTAAGAAGGAAAATAAGTAGTAGGGAATTGGAATTACCTCCAAAAGTGAACAAAGCATCTAAAGTGAAGAAATC TATTAATATTATAGAAGGAAGTGAAGATAAAAAATCCAATGTCCCAAATACTTCAGAAGAAATTAACCACACAGAGGTTCCTTGTACTGTAGAAGATTCCTTAATAAATGAAATCGTAGAGAAATGTAAACCAAGTACTCATGTTGTGGAAGAAAGTACAGTAAAAGAGAAGATATTCACAAATAATGACCATCTTTCTGAAGATTTAGATATTGAAATAACTACTAGAAAAATTAATGATCCATGTACAGATAtagtaaaaaatatagataaaatcgaaaatatcatGAATAGTAACAATATTTCTGAAGAGTCCACTAATGTTGCTCCGGAATGTTTGAAAATCGAAACTGTAACCCAAAAGTCAAGTCAGACCTCTATAGAAAATATGCAGAAAAGTGGAGATCATAAAACGGATCTCAGCTTAATTCCCGGAGAAGTTAAACACAGCGAGGATtgttataatgaaaacaaagaacATTTACAAAATGTTCCACCCAAAGAATCTACCGTTATACATATACCAATTGATACTGGCATGATGGATGAACGAGTATGTCAAGAAACAAAAGTAGAAAATGAAGAAGCATCTGATGTtcaacaaaatttacaaaaagaatttgGAAAAGAACTACTTAATGATGATCAGGATATTTATAGCACCAATAAATCAACTGATGATATGCCCAAATCTGTAACAGAAGAAGCCATCAAATTTTGTACAGAAACCAATAATATTGAATCAACAGTTGTACCTTTGAAACGAACAGACGAGATTAAACAGATCGATATTAAAGACAATAACttgattgaaaaaacaaaaaatttattaatggaaatggaaaatatacctATCAAGAAATTCTATGGTTCAATCGCTCAAAATAACTTGAAGAAACACGATATGGTcgaagaagaaattaataaatccCGTGGAGAACTGTCTGATATGAAATACAGTAAAAAAGAGGAAATTAAGAAAGCTGGAAATAAAGTAAAAAGGAAAAGTTTGAGacttagaaataagaaaaagtccTTATTAGATGTCTCAAAGAAGGAGTCgaacttattttcattttataaaaccaaaaatggTACACAATTACCTTTTagtcttcaaaataaaaataatgaaaagattgTAACAGTTAATAATGATGAGTCAATTGATGCTCTACCATTTTCACAAGAAAATCAGAGCAAAACAAATACTATTGATCGAGAAGatggaaataaagaaattgagaaTAAAGCAATAGTAGAATCGCATAAATCTGAAGATGCATGTCAAGAGAGTAATATAAGTTCTGGAATTGGAAATGAGATTGTAGAGTTGCATAAATATGGTATCATAGATAAAGATTTTAATACTATAGATAAAGATGATGATGATTCTGGAATTGAGAATAGAAAAACGGCTTTGGAAATTACAGAGCTGCATAAATTTGGTGCTACACAAGAAGAGAGCGAAATAAATTCTGaaattggaaatgaaaaaacagCTATGGATTCTATAGTGATGCCTAGTTCTAAAATTATACATCAAGATTGTAACATAAATACTATTATAGACCAAGAAAGTGCCAATTCTGGAATCGGTGACGAAGAAACTGTTCTTGAAACTGGAGTTGTAAATGAAGAAAAGGTTCTTGGTACCGCAATGTCTCCTAAACCCGATAAGGTACATCAAGAttgtaatataaatacaatagaGCAAGAAGGTACCAAttctgaaattgaaaaagaagaaatggtTCTTGGGTGTGCAGAATACCTTAAATCTGACGTTATACATCATGAGAGTGATATACATTCTGGAATTGTATATGAAGAAACGGTTCTTGAGAATATAAAGTCCCCTAGATCTGAAATTATATATCAAGATTGTGATACAACGACTATAGATCGCGAAGATCCCAATTCTAGATTTAAAGATGAAGAAATGGTTCTTGAGAGAACAGATGCTCAAAAATCTGGTGTTACACATCAAGATATAAACATTGGAAATGAAGAAATGGTTCTTGATACTATAATAACGCCTAGAACTGAAAACATACAACAAGATTGTAATATAAATACTATTATTGATCAAGAAGGTACCAATTCTGGAATTGATGACAAAGAAATGGTTCTCGAAACTATAGATAGTGTTCTTGATACTACAATCTCGTCTAGATCCGAGAATATTCTTCAAGATTGTAATATAAATACAGTAGATCAAGAAGGTTCCAATTCTGGAATTGATGATAAAGAAATGGTTTTTGAAACTATAGATTTACATAAATCTGATTTTACACATGAAGAGACTAATATGAATTCTGGAATTGTTAATGAAGAAAAT atCAAGTAG